DNA sequence from the Trypanosoma brucei gambiense DAL972 chromosome 9, complete sequence genome:
AAAGTGGAAGAAGTGGGCGGCGCCGCCGTTCTAGCACGCTGTGGCACCTGCtgagtttttgttgtttctgctgccCTCCCCCTCGCCACCTTACGGGGTGGTCTAATCCCATTAAGAGAAGATTCAGAATCTTTTGCTGGCCCCACACTTCTTTTCGAACTTTTCGCCGTGGGTTCCTCAATTCCATGGTCAAGGTCACGGCGCTCAACAGTGTTGCTACTTTCAGTATCTTCACTGACGCCGGTACCCACACCTGCTGTTGTATTATCCTCGATAAACCCCCCTCGCGTGATTGGAACAGAGTTCAACGTGCACGGGGAATCGGCGCTGATTTCGTCGAGTACACACGCTACAGGCAAAACAGTAGCACAAAGCTGCGGTGGAGAGTTAGCCTGCGCCATCTCTTCATCTTTCAGCTGTGTGCAAACGTCACTACCAGAACTATTTTCGCATGCGTTATCCGTTTGTGCAATATTTATGTGTTCAGTGCTTTCTGAAAGATCCTCATGCGCTACTGACACGCACGCGGCCGCCGACGCTACCACGTCAGCGCTACTGCTCCCACACTGGGACACATGACGTGATGGAACGAGTACCACCTCTGACGACAAATACTCGTCAAGCGGAAAGAACAAATCGCCGTGTGCACGTACGCTTTCGGCACCTTCCAAGTGATCCGACGGCGAGGAAGGTGTTTCCAACGGTGACCAATGCTGAATTTGACGTTCATGCAGAGAAACACAAGCGCCGCTACTATCCTGTGGGTCTATGGGACTGTCGTGCAATTCCCCTTCCAACTCGTTACACCCCGGTTTGGAGTCAAAGCTCATTGTTCGGCAGTTCAAACACCGAAAACAATGCGGTAAGCGGGTTAAAAACTAAAAGCAGGCCACCTGCagcgcacaaaaataaataaatatatatatgcctatCTCGCTCAACACGCGTCTTTACGCAAATAATGACGCGTGCGTTCGGTCGCTTTTTGTTACCCCTCGCCCAGCGATGCTCCTATGTTCCTTCTAACTAAGTGCGCACCCCGGTCGTAGCTTCGTTTGCTCTAGTTAGTCTCTGCGGCTTCACGAAGTCTGCTTACCCTTTTTGAGTTTCCTACGCACCTCCTTTCTCCACTCCACCCGTTGATTTGCTTAGTTTCCTTTTCCGttcgaaaaaagaaatattgtttttcccttgttccttttcctccgttttctctttttttttcttttagttttAGTCAATCACTCCTATTTTTCTCCAGTCTTTCCCGTTTCTCTTAGTTTCCTGTGGGGGATCTCTCCTTTACGTGCGTACGCCTGCTTTTCCGTTAGTGAGaacctctctctcttttcctctagGGAAAGACAGAAAGAAACAGTACTACGCGATCCACTTTCACGGGGCGAacgaacaagaaaaataaagggagaatcaaaacaaaagaaagagatatTTCGACGTGCCGAAATACAGTGATAGTTGTTAACAGCAAACGAATACAATGCAAATGATTCATTCCATGTGAAAGGACGCAAAAAATGCTGTGAGTCCCTATGTCTGGTTTAATAAGAATGGGGATATCTTGCAGTAGTAAGAAACTGATAGGGGAAAAGCAGCCTCATACACGACTGCAGTACTCCTAGGCACTAGGCACAGTGGAGCCTTTCATGgattcaacaaaaaaggaaaacatctCACGCGCCCTCGACTCCACCGTTTGCCACTCTGATGGAGTAATATCAGCCTTTATATCCGTAACAGTTACATCAGCACTGTTAGACTGCACCATCCTCTGAAAAAGGCGCATCGCCGCATCATCAATCCCGGAGGCTGATACGGATGGGGCGTTTACAacagaggaagaagggagcGCATCAGCTTCTTGTGCAGCTTTATTCACACTTATGCTCCTTGTGAGCTGTTCAAACCGTAACAGATTAGCGTCAACATAACTAGAAGGCATAGAAGGTTGATGCTGCGAGTTCGCAGCATCCGTAGGTAAGTGGCCTTCGCAGTGGTCGCCACACGGCAACTGCATCTCCTGATGTTTTTTCACAATATCCTTTAGCCTCGAGCTGATGCCAGGTACAAGATATTCACATTTGGCGAAGTCTTCACGAAGCATGAAGAAGCCGCGTAAATTTTCCACGGTACCGGCATCAAAGAGAGAGTACGTACGAGCACCTAACTGGAAACACCACAAACACTGCGACGGGTGCTGTACATCGTACATCGTAACACCACGAGAAATGTACCACAACTGCCTAAGAAGCATTATTGTTACTCCTATGAGGACTACAGGAAGCACTGGCATCATGTACGCCTCACTCAAGCGTTGTAACGTGGTCCCTCCAGGACTGATACGCGATGAACTCCATCCAACAAGAAGCCACATGCTTACCAGGAAAATGGCATGAACCACGAGAACCGTAACGTACAGCCGGTGGTTCCCGGCACCAATACTATTGGCCAACCAGGGACAGTAATGATCGTAACGTAGCACGATGCGATTTGTGTACTGGCATCTCTGAGCCCGGAGCGGCTTCCTGACCATGCATTGGGTGTCGAAAGTTGTTTTCGTCTCGTCTGGCAGTACGCCTTTCGCACAAAAAACAGTTTTGTGGATTGCGGCCCGCTGTGCTGGGGTGGAGTTTACAACGAGTGGATCCCGCCGCGCAACGATAGCCCCACATAGGAGGCTACCGACGCCACATAACAGGGTGAAAATACAGTACAAACCAGAGGGAGTCGGTTGTCTAGACACATAATGTAACTGATACACGCAGCATCCAGCCAGCGCTATCGTGTATCCAACAAAACACCCAGCAGGGTACAGCGACTTTGCCTCCGTGGTATGAAAATTTCTGCTGCTAAGGCGAAAACTAACGAACAGGCTAAAGAGTGCAGCACCACGAATTAAAATCATTTCATTCGTTAACGTTGCACACAGAACCATCAGAGCATGCACAACAATCAATCCATCAGCGAATACCAGAGCGCCTTCGAATGATAACAAGTTCTGTGATGGGCTGTTGCCGCAAGCAAAACGCTGCAGCAGCGCCTCACGCCCACTAAGGGAAGTTTCCTTGCAATACGCCTTTAATAAATTGTAAACCTCCTTTGACCTAACCCTTCTCTCCGCAGCGGTTGGGCACCACAGAGAGCGTATATTAACAAAACGTTGTAACCACGATCCGCCGACTGCAGACACACCAGCATTATTGGCTGCAAGTTGCAATGCTGTAAGTCCGATTACATCCGTTTGGTTCACGTCGGCTCCACAACTCAGGAGTGCACACACTAACGCTACGTCTCCACCAAGGACTGCGCGATGCAACGGGGTGTAACTGCTGCGCACCGCTACTGCAGACATAACGGAGGTTTCTTCAGGCTTTAGTTCCTCACCGGTGGAGGCCTTTACGCATTCGCCTTCGCGCGCATTGACGTCCATCCCAAGTTGCTCAACGAGGAAAAGGATTACAAAATTAGCCCCTTTGCCACCCTTTTGGCAGACGAAGTGAAGCAAGTCTTCACTTACTACCTGATGTAGAAGGGAATCTACGAAGCACTGAAGTAACTGCAGTGAAAATGGAGAGCGAGAGGCGTGGTGAAGGACGGTGTACCCTGCATCATCTCGTTGCGTGATAACGGCACCACGTTCCAATAGCAAACGCATGGCCGTAATGTTCCCTTTAGCAGCTGCAACCATCAGCGGTGTCTCACCGGAGGCGTTGCGAGCATTGATATCGGCTCCATTGTCAATAAGAAAACGGATTATCATTTCATTAGAGCACTCACCGAGGAACGGTTCCCTGCCCAGGGTACAGACAGTTGCTATGTCATTCCCCTGCGTCACCGCAACGTGAAGAGCAGTTGCGCCGTCTTTGTCCCGTGCATTCACGTCAGCTCCACCCAGCAAGAATGTCACCACAGACGGAAACAACCAGTCCCCACCTAGAGATTCATGAAACGTACGACCACACAGCAGTAACATGTGAGGCTCGGGTAGCGGGACATCATTCTGCTCCTCGTGCTGCAGATAATGTGCAAGAGGGAAGGACTGACCACCACGCTCCATCATTCGGTCGCGAAAGACCCACATGGTGAGGCCTAATTTATGAAGCTATTCAGATTCCCAATCTGTCGTTCCCCTCGTGCACGCGTTCTGCACTTCAAGGGATAAACAGATGTTATTTTTACGGTAGCCTTTAATACTAGCTGGTTGTACCTTTTAAATCACCCCGGTGCACAGTCTGCACAGGGGTTCTCGACGCACCTATTCCCGGGGTTTTGGAAgagcacagaaaaaaaacacaagcacaagTCACCTAATTAGTTTCACAGAGCGAGGAGATTAACAGTAAAGCAGATAACCGCAGCCGCGATGGCAGGCGGCCGATTaatgaaaggggaaagaaaagcgtAGAGGTAAACAAATATCACAACAAAACTTGATGCCCCGCCTTCCCATCCCACATTACGCCTAGCCCCCAGTAAACAACTTTACTACACACGAGGGGACACCTCTGGAGGGTGATGCGTCTGAAGAAACTGTTTGACAACCACTAGCATAGAACGAACCTTCAGTTGAGCGGCATCGAGGTTTCTCTGCCGCTCGCTCAGCAACGCCCGCGCATCCGCCAAAGCCTTCTTTAAAGTCTCTAGGTTGTGATTTTGAAGCTCGGTAGAAGCACCGCCGCTCGCAGAGGCATCgggtgcagcagcagcagcagcgacagGAACTTCTGCATCATTATTTGTCGCACTGTTGTGCTCGACCTCTTGCAATGCAACCTTCGCACGCCAAACTTCCCTTGCAGCGCTCATGGATGCAGTGAAGGCGGGAATAAGAATGTGATATAGGGCGTGCTCCAGACCTAGCGGTTGCAGTGGACCATCTACTAAGAGTCGCTGTAATATTGCAatattctcttcctcctgctGTTGAGAAATCGTCCCTTCAGCCTTTTGTGCCGAGCCCGCACGCTCCTGTTCTGTTGAAGAAGTAACAGCATCACCAACAAGAAAGGGAGCCCGCTTGGCAGCCGCAAGGAGGAATGACTCAAAGGCACTCATGCTAGCAAACAGTAACCGATTGAGGCTTTGCCTGCTGTTACCTTTGTTAACAACCCCAGTCTGGGGTTATTTGTGGAACACAAGATTAAGACAAGCGACCAAAGGAAAATACAGATGCGGACgcgca
Encoded proteins:
- a CDS encoding huntingtin interacting protein (HIP), putative translates to MWVFRDRMMERGGQSFPLAHYLQHEEQNDVPLPEPHMLLLCGRTFHESLGGDWLFPSVVTFLLGGADVNARDKDGATALHVAVTQGNDIATVCTLGREPFLGECSNEMIIRFLIDNGADINARNASGETPLMVAAAKGNITAMRLLLERGAVITQRDDAGYTVLHHASRSPFSLQLLQCFVDSLLHQVVSEDLLHFVCQKGGKGANFVILFLVEQLGMDVNAREGECVKASTGEELKPEETSVMSAVAVRSSYTPLHRAVLGGDVALVCALLSCGADVNQTDVIGLTALQLAANNAGVSAVGGSWLQRFVNIRSLWCPTAAERRVRSKEVYNLLKAYCKETSLSGREALLQRFACGNSPSQNLLSFEGALVFADGLIVVHALMVLCATLTNEMILIRGAALFSLFVSFRLSSRNFHTTEAKSLYPAGCFVGYTIALAGCCVYQLHYVSRQPTPSGLYCIFTLLCGVGSLLCGAIVARRDPLVVNSTPAQRAAIHKTVFCAKGVLPDETKTTFDTQCMVRKPLRAQRCQYTNRIVLRYDHYCPWLANSIGAGNHRLYVTVLVVHAIFLVSMWLLVGWSSSRISPGGTTLQRLSEAYMMPVLPVVLIGVTIMLLRQLWYISRGVTMYDVQHPSQCLWCFQLGARTYSLFDAGTVENLRGFFMLREDFAKCEYLVPGISSRLKDIVKKHQEMQLPCGDHCEGHLPTDAANSQHQPSMPSSYVDANLLRFEQLTRSISVNKAAQEADALPSSSVVNAPSVSASGIDDAAMRLFQRMVQSNSADVTVTDIKADITPSEWQTVESRAREMFSFFVESMKGSTVPSA